From the genome of Kluyveromyces lactis strain NRRL Y-1140 chromosome F complete sequence:
TGGTACTTTGAAACAATGTTTCTCACCGATAACAACTTTTTCAGCAAATCCACCTGATTGTACACCACATCCGCATAACCCTAAATGCACACAAACATTGTGCATACCCCTTTTACAAGCTTTGCACGTTTCACCCTTAGTATTATACCTTTCTCTGTCCTGACATGTACCTGTAGGCTCCACAACAACATGGTCACCTGGTTGGAATTTAGTCACACTAGAGCCGACTTGTGAAACCACGCCTGCCATCTCGTGGCCCATGGCTTGAGGCAATCCCCTACCACTAATTTCATGTGTTTCACCATCTTTTGGGAAGAAGTTTGGTCCGTCGAGGAGTTCATGTAGATCAGTACCACAGATACCACACCACACTATATCGATCAAAACATCATCCGGTTTTTCAATTACTGGTTCAGGTAGATCAGTGGTGAAACGGATATCTCTGGTTCCAAAATACGCTAAAGCACGCATGTTTTTGTGTTATTACTCTTCCTTTGTCTATTTCAAAAATCAATTTCCAGGAAACCGGTTATTCAACGAAGTACAATGGAAAGCTTGACTCTTGCTAAATGGAATTGATAGCTTTTTTGTTCACACAGAAACGTTCTAAAGACAGTAAAGGTATGATTCTTCTGTAATTGAAAGTAATAGGGCCTGAGATATCTCTTTTTGTAATAGCAAATGAGGGACTAAATACATGATATTTCAACGTTCATTATCTCGACTccatgaaaaaaaaaaaaatgagcGTCATAAAACTGCGGGTTCTTGTCGGTAATTTTTCTTAAAATCGTCAACCTGTGTTCTCTGTTAATTGTCTATGGTTACTTGCTGCTACATGAGATAAACAAAGTACAAATAACAAGGCTACAGCAAAATGAGTTTGGCAttaaaaaaacaacaaatatTCTCATTACCGAaaccaaaaacaaaaacaaaatgtAATATCCTAACAAAAATGCTAGTGGTAAACGGATAAGAATTCTCTGAAAAACACAGCGTAAATCCGTCACTAAACCCGGACCTATGCGGCAACCTGAAGACAAGAATTTTCtatatacatacatatGATGACATAATTCTTCGAAAATATTAATAGATGCAAAGGGGCGACCAGTCCTGAATGGCAAAATAGGAGCttgattgaaaaaaaaacacaaatacacaacacaaaaaaaactcAGAGTGTTCATGCATGTGAACTGGGCCAGCTGTAACAGTAGCTAATTCTCCTATCCACTAAATTGATAATTGGCTTCTTATTCTCGAGCCTGTGCTCGATGCTTGAAAGCAGTTGTTGCACTGAGGATAAGTTTTCCTAGAAAACGATGTAGTCATGTAGGAGAGGAGAAAAGGGGATGAGGAGCTGAAAAGCAGCCATCAAGTAACAACCGGTACGGGCACGTCTACGCTGGAATTGCACGAGAACATTCGAAGAAATATACCAGCCACCCGCGCATGTCGggaaagaaacaaatgtCATTCATATtaccttcttttgaatttggataTTTCTTAGTTCCACTGAGCATATACGCAAGGGGGAAATAGggaagagaaaaaaattactTGTCAGAACGAATGGGCGCTGAAATTCTATTTCGTTATTTATCAACTACGGCATTTTCTGGTAGCTCCTTGTTTGCATGAGGGAAAAttagaaagaaatgaggAAATTCTATGCCTTGATCCCAACCAAAAGTTACCAAAGAAGCTCAATGTAATATACAGATAACACCGTAGCTTGTCGACACTTTAAGCAGTGCTATATAAACATTACTTCCAATTCAGTAATTCTTGAGAATTTCTTTACATGAGCATTTCGGTGTTTTCATCAGGAAAATTGACTTTGAAGTAAAGTCAACGATGTGGGTACGGTATGTTTTCGTCTTTGAAGGATATACAGGTTACTTAGGAATAGACAATGGTATTCTCAAGcgtgtttcttttttagTTACATATCTACCTGAGATAACCGTTCTCTGTCGAAGAGGTGATTAATGTTATTTTTGTGGGTCGAAATATCAGTGCCGTTGGCACCAGTCACAGTGTCGGAATGATTCCAAACATCGTGCAGAAACCTTGTCATCTTCACGCCGACGTAACTATGAGCAGTTTCTGCCATTTTGTTAATCAATTGCAAGATATAATCTTGATCTTCAGGATCCGTGCAGAATGAACCGGACACTAACATGGTCCAGGAAAGAATTCCCCATATCTGATGTCCCTCTggtatttctttgaaatgttgtataatttctttaacGCATTCTTTTACGGGGGACGAATGTGCGTCGAAATTATCAAAGTCGATCATCTTGGAAGCAAATAGATAACAGGACTTAGCGGTTAGTAATCCCACCATTGAATTGATGCGGAAATTGAACCATTCAATCTCCTTCATCGGCTGTTCGGGCATAGGATGCTTGTATTTTATGCATATATTTCGTAGTTGGACAACTTTCAATAACCATGTAGTTGTAAGCGGCATTGAGAGACGTGCAATATAAGATAATTTAGCAATTATTTCGAATATGTCTAGACATGATCCTAGTACCGGATTCTTCATCCATTCCAAAACATTCTCGCAATTGTACACTGGGCAACTCAATGCcttgttcaattctttgaaaataacAAAAGGTGAAGGCAATTTGGATATGTCTTTTGCACATAGTACCGAAATAGAATAATGGTAAATGAAACTCTCAACAAACATCCGTTCATGCGGATTTATTACACGGTTATCGAAGTACCGATGTGATATTACCTTATATGAGTCTGAGAGGAACTTTACTGAGTCATCAACTGTTCCGAAAAATGCGTTCTTCACCCGGATACATAGCAACTGCGTTGATCCAAATATCCAATCTTCATTGTAATATTGAGGATTGGCCGACATATAGTCTCGTAACAAATTCACTGATGATACAAAATAATCATCACTGAACCTTTGAAAACGGTCAAAATCTTTCCATGCAAGGAATGTAGCACCGCAACATAGAAACACTTGTCTCATGATAGGATTGAAACTTACAAATGGGACAAAAGTAGCACCAACAGTTAATTCTGGTGAAGTATATTGTGTGCCTAATTTTGGAATGAATCCGGTCAAACATGTGTAAAATATGAAGGACTCTAAATCAACTCCTTGGAAAAATG
Proteins encoded in this window:
- a CDS encoding Zn(II)2Cys6 transcription factor (conserved hypothetical protein) → MVIKKRSSTGCLICRRRKKKCDEVKPTCTACKRNFLECIWPNSSNTKDGKVGKKISQVESEDTKFNITHLKLKHRIKYTRTSDLRMEVYVKRRSDELYLYDGKKLQKITKFPRELPPLPKDSTSRYIKYHEKNLLKDECWNSIAPLDLELKEFPFVDIPDGLTIPPYELETPTEEEEKRYIDILQRYHRNEILDDTFFQGVDLESFIFYTCLTGFIPKLGTQYTSPELTVGATFVPFVSFNPIMRQVFLCCGATFLAWKDFDRFQRFSDDYFVSSVNLLRDYMSANPQYYNEDWIFGSTQLLCIRVKNAFFGTVDDSVKFLSDSYKVISHRYFDNRVINPHERMFVESFIYHYSISVLCAKDISKLPSPFVIFKELNKALSCPVYNCENVLEWMKNPVLGSCLDIFEIIAKLSYIARLSMPLTTTWLLKVVQLRNICIKYKHPMPEQPMKEIEWFNFRINSMVGLLTAKSCYLFASKMIDFDNFDAHSSPVKECVKEIIQHFKEIPEGHQIWGILSWTMLVSGSFCTDPEDQDYILQLINKMAETAHSYVGVKMTRFLHDVWNHSDTVTGANGTDISTHKNNINHLFDRERLSQVDM